The following proteins are co-located in the Microplitis demolitor isolate Queensland-Clemson2020A chromosome 5, iyMicDemo2.1a, whole genome shotgun sequence genome:
- the LOC103568734 gene encoding cathepsin L, which yields MKTVLFMLMVLIGTIQAISVYDLVKEEWNTFKIQHNKQYENDIEEGFRMKIYMDNKHKVAQHNAKYEKGLVSYKLALNKFGDMLHHDFIRVMNGFNKTIDTNLRSSLQRSGGLSRGATFIPPEHVEFPKSVDWRHKGAVTPVKDQGHCGSCWAFSTTGALEGQHYRKSGVLTSLSEQNLIDCSGKYGNNGCNGGLMDQAFQYIKDNKGIDTEKTYPYEAEDDKCRYNPRNNGADDVGYVDIPQGDEESLKKAVATIGPVSVAIDASQRSFQFYSEGVYDEEECSSDQLDHGVLVVGYGTDENGIDYWLVKNSWGEKWGEKGYIKMSRNKNNQCGIASSASYPLV from the exons ATGAAGACTGTTTTATTTATGCTAATGGTACTTATTGGTACCATACAGGCTATTTCAGTTTACGATCTTGTTAAAGAAGAATGGAATACTTTCAAG aTTCAACATAACAAGCAATATGAGAATGATATAGAAGAAGGTTTtagaatgaaaatttacatgGATAATAAACATAAAGTTGCTCAACACAATGCTAAATATGAGAAAGGCTTGGTCTCTTACAAACTTGCTCTTAACAAATTTGGAGAtatg cTCCATCACGATTTTATTCGTGTGATGAAtggatttaataaaactatagATACAAATTTAAGATCTTCTTTACAACGTAGTGGAGGTCTAAGCCGTGGAGCAACATTTATTCCACCAGAACATGTTGAGTTTCCAAAATCCGTTGACTGGAGACATAAAGGGGCTGTTACGCCAGTAAAAGATCAAGGCCATTGTGGTTCATGTTGGGCATTCTCTACA ACAGGTGCTTTAGAAGGACAACATTATAGAAAGTCTGGCGTTCTCACATCATTAAGTGAACAAAATTTGATTGATTGTTCTGGAAAGTATGGTAATAATGGTTGTAACGGTGGTTTAATGGATCAAGCATTCCAGtatataaaagataataaaggAATTGACACTGAAAAAACTTATCCGTATGAGGCAGAAGATGACAAATGTCGTTATAATCCACGAAACAACGGAGCTGATGACGTTGGATACGTTGATATTCCTCAAGGTGATgaagaaagtttaaaaaaagctGTTGCAACAATAGGACCAGTTTCTGTCGCTATTGATGCTTCCCAACGATCTTTCCAATTTTATTCTGAAG GTGTCTATGATGAGGAGGAATGTTCTAGTGACCAATTAGACCATGGTGTTCTAGTTGTCGGTTATGGTACTGATGAAAATGGAATAGACTACTGGCTTGTTAAAAACAGCTGGGGAGAAAAATGGGGTGAGAAAGGATACATTAAGATGTCTCGTAATAAAAACAACCAATGTGGAATTGCATCCTCAGCTAGTTACCCTCTTGTCTAg